From a region of the Actinopolymorpha singaporensis genome:
- a CDS encoding FtsB family cell division protein, protein MSDARGGRNARPAGRGRGPGRAKPGTSGRGTSGRGSRGGAGTPRTTRRTAGAGPTRTAARGEARPEAVRPGVARATAGTVPGARRGPGRSDATKPASRRNGNVTGRAAILALVIAALVISYASSLRAWVEQRSQIAALRTEETQRTERVASLEKELRRWHDPAYVEAQARERLRWVKPGETGYVVVGEDGSVAKAPAAAGGAAVRSGPQQAWWSSLWGSVERSGVQPTTPPVGKTPSTPKHQPPKTIDPSPTQTPRPNR, encoded by the coding sequence GTGAGCGACGCGCGAGGTGGTCGCAACGCCCGGCCCGCGGGGCGCGGGCGAGGGCCGGGACGCGCCAAGCCCGGGACGTCCGGGCGTGGCACGTCCGGACGCGGTTCGCGAGGTGGTGCGGGCACTCCCCGGACCACCCGCCGCACCGCCGGCGCCGGCCCCACCCGCACGGCCGCCCGGGGCGAGGCCCGTCCGGAGGCGGTGCGGCCCGGTGTGGCCCGCGCCACCGCCGGGACAGTGCCCGGTGCTCGTCGCGGCCCCGGCCGGTCCGACGCCACCAAGCCCGCTTCGCGGCGCAACGGCAACGTCACCGGCCGGGCGGCGATCCTGGCCCTGGTGATCGCGGCGCTGGTCATCTCGTACGCGTCCAGCCTGCGGGCCTGGGTCGAACAACGCAGCCAGATCGCCGCGTTGCGCACCGAGGAGACCCAGCGCACCGAGCGCGTGGCCTCACTGGAGAAGGAGTTACGGCGCTGGCACGATCCGGCGTACGTCGAGGCGCAGGCCCGCGAGCGCCTGCGCTGGGTGAAGCCGGGCGAGACCGGATACGTCGTCGTCGGTGAGGACGGCTCGGTCGCGAAGGCGCCGGCCGCCGCCGGTGGCGCCGCCGTCCGCTCGGGGCCCCAGCAGGCCTGGTGGTCCAGCCTGTGGGGGAGTGTCGAGCGCTCCGGTGTGCAGCCGACGACGCCGCCCGTCGGCAAGACGCCCAGCACGCCGAAACACCAGCCGCCGAAGACCATCGACCCCAGCCCCACCCAGACGCCGCGACCGAACCGATGA
- the eno gene encoding phosphopyruvate hydratase: MATIEALTAREILDSRGNPTVEVEVGLDDGTIARADVPSGASTGAFEAVELRDGDDKRFVGKGVTNAVRGVVDVIAPELVGYEASEQRLIDARLMDLDGTPNKAKLGANALLGVSLAVARAAASSADLPLFRYVGGPNAHLLPVPMLNIVNGGAHADNDVDFQEFMIAPIGAATFAEALRWGAETYHALKAVLKSQGLSTGLGDEGGFAPNLPSNRAALDLIATAVGAAGFRFGTDVAVAIDAAATEFYDADSDRYRFEGGDKTSEEMAAYYAELRASYPLVSLEDPLAEDDWSGWAGLTETLGGKVQLVGDDLFVTNPERIGRGIAERSANAVLIKLNQIGTLTETLDAVDMSHRAGFRTMISHRSGETEDTTIADLAVATNAGQIKTGAPARSERVAKYNQLLRIEEELDDAARYAGRTAFPRFTSE; encoded by the coding sequence GTGGCAACGATCGAGGCCCTCACCGCCCGCGAGATTCTGGACTCGCGCGGCAATCCCACCGTCGAGGTCGAGGTGGGTCTCGACGACGGCACCATCGCCCGCGCCGACGTACCCTCCGGTGCGTCGACCGGCGCGTTCGAGGCGGTGGAGCTGCGCGACGGTGACGACAAGCGCTTCGTCGGCAAGGGTGTCACCAACGCCGTGCGCGGCGTGGTCGACGTGATCGCCCCGGAGCTGGTCGGCTACGAGGCCAGCGAGCAGCGGCTGATCGACGCCCGCCTGATGGACCTGGACGGCACGCCCAACAAGGCCAAGCTCGGCGCCAACGCGCTGCTCGGCGTGTCCCTGGCCGTCGCCCGCGCCGCCGCGTCCTCGGCCGACCTGCCGTTGTTCCGTTACGTCGGCGGGCCCAACGCGCATTTGCTCCCGGTGCCGATGCTCAACATCGTCAACGGCGGTGCGCACGCCGACAACGACGTCGACTTCCAGGAGTTCATGATCGCCCCGATCGGGGCGGCCACCTTCGCCGAGGCACTGCGCTGGGGTGCGGAGACCTACCACGCGCTGAAGGCGGTTCTGAAGAGCCAGGGCCTGTCCACCGGTCTCGGTGACGAGGGTGGCTTCGCGCCCAACCTGCCGTCCAACCGGGCGGCGCTGGACCTGATCGCCACCGCGGTCGGCGCGGCCGGCTTCCGGTTCGGCACCGACGTCGCGGTGGCCATCGACGCCGCGGCCACCGAGTTCTACGACGCCGACAGCGACCGCTACCGCTTCGAGGGCGGCGACAAGACGTCGGAGGAGATGGCGGCCTACTACGCCGAGCTGCGTGCGTCGTACCCCCTGGTGTCACTGGAGGACCCGCTGGCCGAGGACGACTGGTCCGGCTGGGCCGGGCTCACCGAGACCCTCGGCGGGAAGGTGCAGCTGGTCGGCGACGACCTGTTCGTCACCAACCCCGAGCGGATCGGCCGCGGCATCGCCGAGCGGTCCGCCAACGCGGTGCTCATCAAGCTCAACCAGATCGGCACGCTCACCGAGACCCTCGACGCGGTGGACATGTCCCACCGCGCCGGCTTCCGCACGATGATCAGCCACCGGTCCGGTGAGACCGAGGACACCACGATCGCCGACCTCGCGGTGGCGACCAACGCGGGCCAGATCAAGACCGGTGCCCCCGCGCGCAGCGAGCGGGTGGCGAAGTACAACCAGCTGCTGCGGATCGAGGAGGAGCTGGACGACGCGGCCCGCTACGCCGGACGTACGGCGTTCCCGCGGTTCACCTCCGAGTAG
- a CDS encoding MazG nucleotide pyrophosphohydrolase domain-containing protein → MTAGRIALLLTSPRVAPGLLAWPAWELLHAAGQVLTDDADHPQRAAVEAAGVRVLVVEDAPGPGELADLLVTRARAGVDVVWLAADDGDPALGRALGHLLATAAEAGTRGLPTLEVVPASYDLPGARLLDLVSVMDQLRERCPWVRDQTHRSLVRYLVEESYETVEAIETGGRQHLREELGDLLFQVVFHARLAEEDAETPFSIDDVTADLVEKLIRRNPHVFGPAAGGPSGTPESTAAEVENVWDQLKAEEKRRTSAVEGVPLALPALTLADKLLGRTRRSGVRVDGPDPGVLAEVAGHTLGEPGRLDADRLGAALLALVDRARSADLDPEQALRDACRRYVDAVRAAENPG, encoded by the coding sequence ATGACGGCCGGTCGGATCGCGCTGCTGCTGACCAGCCCGCGCGTGGCGCCGGGGCTGCTCGCCTGGCCTGCCTGGGAGCTGCTGCACGCGGCCGGCCAGGTGCTCACCGACGACGCCGACCACCCGCAACGCGCGGCGGTGGAGGCCGCCGGGGTCCGCGTCCTCGTGGTCGAGGACGCGCCCGGGCCGGGGGAGCTGGCCGACCTCCTCGTGACCAGGGCGCGTGCCGGCGTCGACGTGGTGTGGCTGGCCGCCGACGACGGTGATCCCGCGCTCGGCCGGGCGCTCGGTCACCTGCTGGCCACCGCCGCCGAGGCCGGTACGCGCGGCCTGCCCACCCTGGAGGTGGTGCCCGCCTCCTACGACCTGCCCGGCGCTCGGCTGCTCGACCTGGTGTCGGTGATGGACCAGCTGCGCGAACGCTGCCCGTGGGTGCGCGACCAGACGCACCGCTCGCTGGTGCGGTACCTCGTGGAGGAGTCGTACGAGACCGTCGAGGCGATCGAGACCGGCGGCCGGCAGCACCTGCGCGAGGAGCTCGGCGACCTGCTGTTCCAGGTGGTGTTCCACGCCCGGCTGGCCGAGGAGGACGCGGAGACGCCGTTCTCCATCGACGACGTCACCGCCGACCTGGTGGAGAAGCTGATCAGGCGCAACCCGCACGTCTTCGGCCCTGCCGCGGGTGGCCCGTCCGGGACTCCGGAGTCGACGGCGGCCGAGGTGGAGAACGTCTGGGACCAGTTGAAGGCCGAGGAGAAGCGGCGGACTTCCGCGGTCGAGGGCGTGCCGCTGGCGCTGCCCGCGCTGACGCTCGCCGACAAGCTGCTCGGGCGTACGAGAAGGTCGGGCGTCCGGGTCGACGGGCCCGATCCGGGCGTACTCGCCGAGGTCGCCGGTCACACCCTCGGCGAGCCGGGACGCCTGGACGCCGACCGGCTCGGCGCGGCGTTGCTGGCCCTGGTGGACCGCGCGCGCTCCGCGGACCTCGATCCCGAACAGGCGTTACGGGACGCCTGCCGGCGCTACGTCGATGCCGTTCGCGCCGCCGAGAATCCCGGTTGA
- a CDS encoding SurA N-terminal domain-containing protein yields MVGRRHAGRVAVVALVAGLALSGCGAVSNPGAAATVGDETISVSYLQKQSRDILAKAGRSDLSDSESTKLQSDLLQQLVDDALIVPTARRAGVSASQADIDQVKSQIQSQRVVIPPDMLDGFARWVVLRRALNTKLLGREPASQQDQAKADQLVGREMAKTAKQVGVRVNPRYGTWSGGAVKPGGQLVTPGPTATQAPAAPQMP; encoded by the coding sequence GTGGTCGGTCGAAGGCACGCTGGTCGAGTCGCCGTTGTCGCTCTGGTCGCCGGGCTGGCGCTGTCCGGCTGCGGCGCGGTCTCCAACCCCGGAGCCGCGGCCACAGTCGGCGACGAGACGATCTCGGTGTCCTACCTCCAGAAGCAGTCGCGCGACATCCTGGCCAAGGCCGGCCGGTCCGATCTCAGCGACTCCGAGTCGACGAAGCTGCAGAGCGACCTGCTGCAGCAACTCGTCGACGACGCACTGATCGTGCCGACCGCCAGGCGTGCCGGGGTGAGCGCCAGCCAGGCCGACATCGACCAGGTGAAGTCCCAGATCCAGTCCCAGCGCGTGGTCATCCCGCCGGACATGCTGGACGGCTTCGCCCGGTGGGTCGTCCTGCGGCGGGCACTCAACACCAAGCTGCTCGGCAGGGAGCCGGCCAGCCAGCAGGACCAGGCCAAGGCCGACCAGTTGGTCGGGCGGGAGATGGCGAAGACGGCCAAGCAGGTCGGCGTCCGGGTCAACCCCCGCTACGGCACCTGGTCCGGCGGAGCGGTGAAGCCGGGCGGCCAGCTCGTCACCCCGGGGCCGACCGCCACCCAGGCTCCGGCCGCCCCGCAGATGCCCTGA
- a CDS encoding sensor histidine kinase — translation MSGPISERTAPSGASMVRFRAGLAAAGLLVLAGCVAAFLVSPFVSVPAGVAAGGLAGVLVAGPAHRTALVPVVTVAALVSLAATILVPEPLPPSVQWFGLFELAGLLWLIVLVVRLAPARQAVAVGLLASAAQATMILRAVRGWSLLDQVGSVGFWALGAVCAALGGTYLRSLDSTRERAVREARRTQRLALARDLHDFVAHDISGIVVQAQAARAVAAQRPEAVLDALARIEEAGLAALSSMDRTVHMLHDPDEDSAEGGAEPPGAADTGRAVAPGVADLPELLDRFAAGGSGPVRLHLPPDLAAAIPREIGSTVHRVVVEALTNVRRHAPLDSAVTVLLTRGDGDASTLTVEITNQRVGPGRTDAPVDGGERRGGLGLVGLAERVQALGGTLSAGPYGRAGWRTTAVLPLSTGPSTGRAGRGDDRGDHPVTRGRE, via the coding sequence ATGTCCGGCCCCATCTCCGAACGAACCGCACCCTCCGGAGCCTCCATGGTCCGGTTCCGGGCGGGCCTCGCCGCCGCCGGGCTGCTCGTCCTGGCCGGCTGCGTGGCGGCGTTCCTCGTCAGCCCGTTCGTCAGCGTTCCCGCGGGTGTGGCCGCCGGCGGCCTGGCCGGAGTACTGGTGGCCGGCCCGGCGCACCGGACCGCCCTGGTGCCTGTCGTGACCGTCGCAGCACTCGTCTCCCTCGCCGCCACGATTCTCGTCCCGGAGCCGCTGCCGCCGAGCGTGCAGTGGTTCGGGCTGTTCGAGCTGGCCGGGCTGCTGTGGCTGATCGTCCTGGTGGTCCGGCTTGCCCCGGCCCGGCAGGCGGTCGCCGTCGGCCTGCTCGCCTCGGCCGCGCAGGCGACGATGATCCTTCGTGCCGTACGCGGCTGGTCCCTGCTGGACCAGGTGGGGTCGGTCGGCTTCTGGGCGCTCGGCGCGGTGTGTGCCGCTCTCGGTGGGACCTACCTGCGGTCACTGGACAGCACCCGCGAGCGGGCCGTTCGCGAGGCACGCCGGACGCAGCGGCTGGCGCTGGCCCGGGACCTGCACGACTTCGTGGCGCACGACATCAGCGGCATCGTGGTCCAGGCGCAGGCCGCGCGCGCGGTGGCCGCGCAGCGGCCGGAGGCCGTTCTCGACGCGCTCGCCCGGATCGAGGAGGCCGGGCTGGCGGCGCTGTCCTCGATGGACCGGACCGTGCACATGTTGCACGACCCGGACGAGGACTCTGCGGAAGGCGGCGCGGAGCCGCCCGGCGCTGCGGACACCGGCCGGGCAGTCGCACCAGGTGTCGCCGACCTGCCCGAACTCCTCGACCGGTTCGCCGCCGGCGGGTCCGGGCCGGTCCGGCTGCACCTGCCCCCGGACCTGGCCGCCGCCATCCCCCGCGAGATCGGCTCCACCGTCCACCGGGTGGTGGTGGAGGCGCTGACGAACGTACGCCGGCACGCACCGCTCGACTCCGCCGTCACCGTCCTGCTCACCCGCGGGGACGGCGACGCCTCGACACTGACCGTGGAGATCACCAACCAGCGGGTCGGCCCCGGCCGTACGGACGCTCCCGTCGACGGCGGCGAACGCCGGGGCGGCCTCGGTCTGGTCGGCCTGGCCGAACGCGTACAGGCGCTCGGTGGCACCCTGTCCGCCGGTCCGTACGGCCGGGCGGGATGGCGTACGACCGCGGTCCTCCCCCTGTCCACCGGTCCGTCCACCGGTCGAGCCGGCCGGGGCGACGACCGAGGTGACCACCCCGTGACACGAGGACGAGAATGA
- a CDS encoding response regulator → MATRILIADDQENIRSGFRLVLDSQPDMHVVAEAADGASALEQARLLRPDVVIADIRMPRLDGLELTRALAGPDVPDPLRVVVVTTFDLDEYVHTALAYGACGFLLKRAGPTLLVEAVRAAVAGDTLISPSVTVRLLRHVSERRRTRTASPVEPLTEREVEVARLVAAGKTNAEIGADLFISAGTTKTHVANIQRKLGVRNRVGIAAWVWASGETIP, encoded by the coding sequence GTGGCCACCCGGATCCTCATCGCCGACGACCAGGAGAACATCCGCAGCGGCTTCCGGTTGGTCCTGGACTCCCAGCCGGACATGCACGTCGTCGCCGAGGCCGCGGACGGCGCCTCGGCGCTGGAGCAGGCCCGGCTCCTGCGGCCGGACGTCGTGATCGCCGACATCCGGATGCCGCGGCTGGACGGCCTGGAACTCACCCGGGCGCTGGCCGGGCCGGACGTCCCCGACCCGCTGCGGGTGGTGGTGGTGACGACGTTCGACCTGGACGAGTACGTCCACACCGCGCTGGCGTACGGCGCCTGCGGGTTCCTGCTCAAGCGTGCCGGTCCCACGCTGCTGGTGGAGGCGGTGCGCGCGGCGGTGGCCGGGGACACGTTGATCAGTCCGTCGGTCACCGTTCGCCTGCTGCGCCACGTCAGCGAGCGGCGGCGCACCCGCACTGCTTCCCCGGTCGAGCCGCTGACCGAGCGGGAGGTCGAGGTGGCCCGCCTGGTCGCCGCCGGCAAGACGAACGCCGAGATCGGCGCCGACCTGTTCATCTCGGCGGGTACGACCAAGACGCACGTCGCGAACATCCAGCGGAAGCTGGGCGTACGCAATCGGGTGGGGATCGCCGCGTGGGTGTGGGCGTCAGGCGAGACGATCCCCTGA
- a CDS encoding ArsR/SmtB family transcription factor — MVNPADPPQPTGSPEPIGQPMLSGPQLRAAADTFDLLSSPTRLHLVWLLARHEYDVGTLAESTGANVAAVSQHLAKLRLAGLVTARREGRRQIYAVEDPHVLTLVDQIFEHIAPDGSLAPDPPTPRHPRRS, encoded by the coding sequence ATGGTCAATCCAGCCGATCCGCCCCAGCCGACCGGGTCACCTGAGCCGATCGGGCAGCCCATGCTGTCCGGGCCGCAGCTGCGAGCGGCGGCGGACACGTTCGACCTGCTGTCCTCGCCCACCCGGCTGCACCTCGTGTGGCTGCTCGCCCGGCACGAGTACGACGTGGGCACGCTCGCGGAGAGCACCGGCGCCAACGTCGCCGCGGTCAGCCAGCACCTGGCCAAGCTCCGGCTGGCCGGGCTGGTGACGGCCCGGCGAGAGGGCCGGCGGCAGATCTACGCCGTGGAGGACCCGCACGTCCTCACCCTTGTCGACCAGATCTTCGAGCACATCGCCCCGGACGGCTCGCTGGCGCCGGACCCGCCCACGCCACGGCACCCGCGCCGCTCCTGA
- a CDS encoding TMEM165/GDT1 family protein, whose product MDALTASFFLSFGVIFVAELGDKSQLMALTFATRYRALPVLVGITVATAVVHAVSVGVGYFLGANLPTGWISLVAALAFFGFAGWTLRGDSLSEDEEQKARRAKQSAIVAVSVAFFLAELGDKTMLATITLATQHGWLGTWLGSTVGMVVADAIAIVIGQQLGRRLPERAIRYGASALFAVFGVWLLVEAITQLR is encoded by the coding sequence ATGGATGCCCTGACGGCCAGCTTCTTCCTCAGCTTCGGCGTCATCTTCGTGGCCGAGCTCGGCGACAAGTCTCAGCTGATGGCCCTGACCTTCGCCACCCGCTACCGCGCACTCCCCGTGCTCGTAGGGATCACCGTCGCGACGGCCGTGGTGCACGCGGTGTCGGTGGGCGTCGGCTACTTCCTCGGTGCCAACCTGCCCACCGGTTGGATCTCCCTGGTGGCCGCGCTGGCGTTCTTCGGGTTCGCCGGCTGGACCCTGCGTGGCGACAGCCTCTCCGAGGACGAGGAACAGAAGGCCCGCCGGGCCAAGCAGTCCGCGATCGTCGCGGTCTCCGTCGCGTTCTTCCTCGCCGAACTCGGCGACAAGACGATGCTGGCCACCATCACCCTGGCCACCCAGCACGGCTGGCTGGGCACCTGGCTCGGGTCGACCGTCGGAATGGTGGTCGCGGACGCCATCGCCATCGTGATCGGCCAGCAGCTCGGCCGCCGGCTGCCCGAGCGTGCGATCAGGTACGGCGCCTCGGCCCTGTTCGCCGTCTTCGGCGTCTGGCTGCTCGTCGAGGCGATCACCCAACTGCGCTGA
- a CDS encoding aldo/keto reductase, producing MSAVPNVTLNNGVEMPQLGFGVWQVPDEDATAAVRTAIEVGYRSIDTAAIYGNEEGTGKGIAESGVPREELFVTTKLWNGEQGYDSTLAAFEESLRRLKLDYVDLYLIHWPVPSQDKYVDTWRAFEKLYADGRVRSIGVSNFNPHHLQRLFDEATDVPVLNQIELHPYLIQEKLRAFNSEHNIATEAWSPLAQGGELLKDPEIGRLAEKYGKTPAQIVLRWHIQLGNVVIPKSVTPSRIKENFDLFDFELSAGDLGAITALNRDERTGGDPDTLGS from the coding sequence ATGTCCGCAGTACCCAACGTCACCCTGAACAACGGTGTGGAGATGCCGCAGCTCGGCTTCGGCGTCTGGCAGGTGCCCGACGAGGACGCCACCGCCGCCGTGCGCACCGCGATCGAGGTCGGTTACCGCAGCATCGACACGGCCGCGATCTACGGCAACGAGGAGGGCACCGGCAAGGGGATCGCCGAGTCCGGCGTCCCCCGCGAGGAGCTGTTCGTCACCACCAAGCTGTGGAACGGCGAGCAGGGCTACGACTCCACGCTCGCGGCGTTCGAGGAGAGCCTGCGCAGGCTCAAGCTCGACTACGTGGACCTGTACCTCATCCACTGGCCGGTGCCGAGCCAGGACAAGTACGTCGACACCTGGCGCGCGTTCGAGAAGCTGTACGCCGACGGGCGGGTCCGCTCCATCGGCGTTTCCAACTTCAACCCGCACCACCTCCAGCGGCTGTTCGACGAGGCCACCGACGTCCCGGTCCTCAACCAGATCGAGTTGCACCCGTACCTCATCCAGGAGAAGCTGCGGGCGTTCAACAGCGAGCACAACATCGCCACCGAGGCGTGGAGCCCGCTGGCCCAGGGCGGCGAGCTGCTGAAGGACCCCGAGATCGGCAGGCTGGCGGAGAAGTACGGCAAGACGCCTGCCCAGATCGTGCTGCGGTGGCACATCCAGCTCGGCAACGTGGTCATCCCGAAGTCGGTCACTCCGTCGCGGATCAAGGAGAACTTCGACCTGTTCGACTTCGAGCTGTCGGCCGGCGACCTGGGTGCGATCACCGCCCTGAACCGAGACGAGCGGACCGGCGGCGACCCCGACACGCTGGGCTCCTGA